Part of the Deinococcota bacterium genome, GGACCACGGTGTTGGTCATCACCTGGTGGTCGTACTGCTCGTAGACGGGCGCCTTGGAGGCGATGTTGGGGTGAGCGAGGAGCTCGAGGAGGACAGCGCCCAGATCTTCGGGGACGGCCACCTCGAGCGCCCCCTCGCGCTTGTCGCGAATCTCCGGGTCCTCCTTGCCCTCGCGGGTATAGCTGGGCGGCTCGTTGAGCGCCCCCACCGGCATGTCGGCGACCACCTCGCCGCGCTCAAAAACCCTGAACATGCCGTGGCTGGCGACCTCGCCGACGACCACCGCGTCGAGCTCCCAGTGCTCGAGCAGCGCCATCAGCGCCTCTTCCCTGCCCGGCTTCGCGGTCAGCACCATGCGCTCCTGCGACTCCGAGAGCATCACCTCCAGAGGACTCATGCCCGCCTCACGGCGCGGCACCCGGTCGATGAAGAGGTCGACGCCCTTGCCCGCCCGGTAAGCCATCTCGCCGACGCTGCTCGACAGCCCGGCCGCGCCCATGTCCTGCACGCCGATGACCAGGCCGCGCTCGATGGCCTCCAAACAGGCCTCCAAGAGCAATTTCTCCATAAAGGGATCGCCGACCTGCACCGCCGGCCGGTCGGCCTCGGAGGCATGAGACAGATCCGCCGAGGCGAAGACCGCCCCGCCCAGGCCGTCGCGCCCGGTCTTCGAGCCCACGTAGACCAGCTTGTTGCCGACCCCACCGACGGTGCCGCTCTGCAAAGCCTCGTGCCGCAGGTAGCCCAGGGCCATCACGTTGACGAGCGGGTTCTCGCTGTAAGACGGGTGAAAGGAGATGTCGCCGCCGACCGTGGGCACGCCGATGGCGTTGCCGTAGTGGGCGACGCCCTCCACCACCCCGGCCAGCAGGTAGCGGTTGCGGTCGCCCGCTTGCGGGTCGTCCAGCGGGCCGAAGCGCAAGGAGTCCAAAATCGCCACCGGCCGCGCGCCCATCGCGAAGATGTCGCGGAGGATGCCGCCCACGCCGGTGGCCGCGCCCTGGACGGGCTCGATCGCCGAGGGGTGGTTGTGCGACTCCATCTTGAAGGCGACCGCCCAGCCGTCGCCGATATCGACCACACCGGCGTTCTCGCCGGGTCCCTGGAGAACCTGGGGGCCCTCGGTGGGCAGGCGCCTTAAGAGCGGCCTCGAGTTCTTGTAGGCGCAGTGCTCGCTCCACAGCGCGCCGAAGACGGCGGCCTCGAGCGCATTGGGCTCGCGGCCGAGCGCGGCCACCACCAGGTCGAACTCGTCTTCGCTCAAGCCAAAAGACGCCGCCTCGGCACGCATGGTCACCCGCCCTCTCCCGCCGGGTTTTCCCCAACAAGGACGAAGCGCTCCACCGCCGCCGCCACCGCGCCCTCGTCGCAGTGCGGCGCCACCCAGTGCGCCGCCTCCTGCACCTCGGCAATGCTGTTGGCGGGGGCCACACCCGTGCCCAGGGCGAACATGGTCGCGTCGGCCAGGCTGTCGCCGATGGCCAGAATCGGCAGGTGAGCGAGACCCAGGTGCTCGCGCAGCCAGGCGGCGGCCTCGCCCTTGCTCGTCTGCTCGGAGATGAGCGTCATCGCCTCGCGCCTGTCAAAGGCGCTCGGCGCGTAGTAGGCGCCCGCCAGCGCCCACTTGGCCCAGTCGTGCCTCTCGAAGAACTCCGCCACCCCCTCGCCGAAGAGGCTCAGCGAGACGACCCCCTCCAAGGCCTCGGGCAAGCGCGCGGCGTAGTAGCGGTCATCGTCGTAGGGCGCCTGGCTGCGGTCGAAGTCCTCGTGTACATAGGCGATCTCACCAGCCCGCAGCGACCAGTGCAGACCGCTGTCCTTAAAGAGCTCGAAGATTTCTTCGACCACCTCGCGCCGAATCGTCACGGTGTGGATGAGGCTACCGTCCGACTCATAAACGAGCGTGCCGTTCGAAACGATGAGCGGCGTGCTCAAGCCCAGCGCCTCGTGCACGGGCAGGGCGCCGGGAAAACTCCGCGCCGTCGCCAGCACCACCGTCGAGCCTTCGTCGCAGGCGCGCCGGAGCGCCTCGGCGTTGCGCCTGGGAAGCTCGCCCCGCTCGCTGAGGAGGGTGTGGTCGATGTCGGTGAGGATGAAGCTCGGCCTCACCGCGCCACCTTACCTTTATCCCCATCTTTATCCTCATCTTTGGCTTGGGGCGTCCGGCCTGGCCTGGCCCCCAGATGCTGGCGAAGCGAGGCGAAGATGCCCGCGCCGTCCGCCGAGCCGAGCAGCACCTCGGTGGCGCGCTCGGGGTGCGGCATCATGCCGAGCACGTTGCCGTGGGCGTTCACGATGCCCGCGATGTTGTTCGCCGAGCCGTTGGGGTTGGCCGCGTTCGTACTTTCACCGGCGGCGTCCACGTAGCGAAAGACCACCCGGCCCCCCTCCTCGAGCCCGTCCAGCGTCCTCTCGTCGGCGTAGTAGGCACCCTCGCCGTGGGCGACGGGCAGGCTCAGGAGCTGATCTGGCCTATAGGCCGAGGTGAAGGGCGTTCTCGAGCTCTCCACCCGCAGCCGGCTCGGCTTGCAGACAAAGCGCAGGCCCCGGTTGCGCGCCAGCGCGCCTGGCAGGAGGCCCGCCTCGGTGAGGATCTGAAAACCGTTGCAGATGCCCAGGACCGGGCCGCCCCTCTCGGCGAAGCGCCTGACCGCCGCCATGACCGGGCTCTGCGCGGCGAGCGCCCCGGCGCGGAGATAGTCGCCATAGGAAAAGCCGCCGGGAACGAGCACGGCGCCCGCGTCGCCCAAATCGGTTTCACCGTGCCAGACCAGGCGCGCCCAAAAACCCAGGCGCTCGGCGGCGAAGCGGGCGTCCTCGTCGCAGTTCGAACCGGGAAAGCGGATGATGGCAAGCTTGACGTTCATCCTCTCTTAAGGTCCTTTCGGGGGCTGCGGGCGTCTGAAAGCACATCTCTAAAGCACATCGCTAGGGCAGCTTAACATCCTCGCGCCCGACGAGGCGGGCAAAAGCGAAATGCCTCGCAGCGTCTCATATTTTGCCGGCCTAAAGTAAACTTATGCGCACGCTGCGGCCCCTCGAGCCTTGACGAGCAGCCGCCAAAAAGCATGCTATAGTACGGCAGTGCGCGCCCTGCCACCTTCCGGAGGAAGTTTTGTCTGACGCTGTGAAAACCACCCTGCTCGAAACGGATACCCGCCAGCACGTCTCTACCAGACTGCGACCCCCCGCCAGCGCCACGGTGTCGGACGTTTTTGAAAAAGCCTTCGCCTTTACCCGCGCCGACGAGGCCGTCGCGGCGGGCATGCACCCCTACTTCAAGCCCATCGCCTCGCAGCAGGGCGGCACCGTCGAGGTCGGCGGGCGCAAGATGATCATCACCGGCTCGAACGACTACCTGGGGCTCACCCAGGATGGGCGGCTCAAGGCGGCGGCGCGGGGCGCCCTCGACGATTTCGGCACCTCCTGCACGGGCTCGCGCTTTCTCACCGGCACCCTGACGCTGCACGAGGAGCTCGAGAGCCGTCTGGCGAGCTTTTTGCATAAAGAATCCGCCTTGACCTTCAGCGCGGGTTTTTTGGGCGCACTAGCGGTGATCAGCGCGCTCACCGGCCGCCACGACATCCTCTACTTCGACCGCGAAAACCACGCCTGTCTTTACGACGGCGCCAGGTTGTCCTTTGGCAACCTGCGCAAGTACGAGCACAACAACATCGCCGACTTGGAGCGGCTCTTAGCCCGCGACGCGGACAAGCCCGGCGGCCGCATGATCGTCACCGACGGGGTCTTTTCGATGAGCGGCCACATCGTCGATCTGCCCGGTCTGGTCAGGGTGGCGCGCAAGTACGGCGCCCGCATCGTCATCGACGACGCCCACGCCACCGGCGTCCTGGGCGGCGGCGGCCGCGGCACCGGCGAGCACTTCGGCATGGAGCACGAAGTCGACCTGATCATCGGCACCTTCAGCAAGTCCTTTGCCTCGGTCGGCGGCTTCATGGCGGGCAAGCGCGCGGTGGTCAACTACGTCAAGCACAAGGCGCGGCCCTTCATCTTCACGGCGGCTCTGCCCGCCATGCAGATGGCGGCGGCCCTGACCGCCTTGGAGATCATGGAGAGCGAGCCCTGGCACCGCGACAGGCTGTGGCAGAACGTCGAGCACCTGCGCAGCGGCATCGAATCCTTGGGCTTCGACACGCTCGGCTCGCAGACGCCCATCGTCCCGGTGATGATCGGCGACGACGAGCTCACCATGGTCTTCTGGAAGGCGCTCTGGGAGGCTGGGGTCTTCACCACGCCCGCCCTGCCGCCGGGCGTGCCGATGGGCCAGAGCATCATCCGCACCTCGGTCAACGCCAACCACAGCGCCGAACAGCTCGATGCGCTCCTGGAGGCTTTCGCGGGCGTCGGCCGCAGCCTCGGCGTGATCCCCTGAAGGGATGACCACCACCCAGCCGGTGACGGGCCGCGCGGACTTAAAGACCTTCATCCACTACCCTTTCGCGCTCTACAAGAACGACCCCCACTGGGTCCCGCCGCTGCTCATCGCCGAGTGGGAGCGC contains:
- a CDS encoding HAD family hydrolase — its product is MRPSFILTDIDHTLLSERGELPRRNAEALRRACDEGSTVVLATARSFPGALPVHEALGLSTPLIVSNGTLVYESDGSLIHTVTIRREVVEEIFELFKDSGLHWSLRAGEIAYVHEDFDRSQAPYDDDRYYAARLPEALEGVVSLSLFGEGVAEFFERHDWAKWALAGAYYAPSAFDRREAMTLISEQTSKGEAAAWLREHLGLAHLPILAIGDSLADATMFALGTGVAPANSIAEVQEAAHWVAPHCDEGAVAAAVERFVLVGENPAGEGG
- a CDS encoding pyridoxal phosphate-dependent aminotransferase family protein, producing MKTTLLETDTRQHVSTRLRPPASATVSDVFEKAFAFTRADEAVAAGMHPYFKPIASQQGGTVEVGGRKMIITGSNDYLGLTQDGRLKAAARGALDDFGTSCTGSRFLTGTLTLHEELESRLASFLHKESALTFSAGFLGALAVISALTGRHDILYFDRENHACLYDGARLSFGNLRKYEHNNIADLERLLARDADKPGGRMIVTDGVFSMSGHIVDLPGLVRVARKYGARIVIDDAHATGVLGGGGRGTGEHFGMEHEVDLIIGTFSKSFASVGGFMAGKRAVVNYVKHKARPFIFTAALPAMQMAAALTALEIMESEPWHRDRLWQNVEHLRSGIESLGFDTLGSQTPIVPVMIGDDELTMVFWKALWEAGVFTTPALPPGVPMGQSIIRTSVNANHSAEQLDALLEAFAGVGRSLGVIP
- the purL gene encoding phosphoribosylformylglycinamidine synthase subunit PurL translates to MRAEAASFGLSEDEFDLVVAALGREPNALEAAVFGALWSEHCAYKNSRPLLRRLPTEGPQVLQGPGENAGVVDIGDGWAVAFKMESHNHPSAIEPVQGAATGVGGILRDIFAMGARPVAILDSLRFGPLDDPQAGDRNRYLLAGVVEGVAHYGNAIGVPTVGGDISFHPSYSENPLVNVMALGYLRHEALQSGTVGGVGNKLVYVGSKTGRDGLGGAVFASADLSHASEADRPAVQVGDPFMEKLLLEACLEAIERGLVIGVQDMGAAGLSSSVGEMAYRAGKGVDLFIDRVPRREAGMSPLEVMLSESQERMVLTAKPGREEALMALLEHWELDAVVVGEVASHGMFRVFERGEVVADMPVGALNEPPSYTREGKEDPEIRDKREGALEVAVPEDLGAVLLELLAHPNIASKAPVYEQYDHQVMTNTVVLPGAAGAAVLRVKGTTKGVAATTDCNSRYCYLDPFEGARAAVAEAARNIACVGATPLAITDNLNFGNPTRPGVYYQMQRAVEGLRDACCALATPVTGGNVSLYNQFTSGNTPVAVHPTPNVGMVGVIEDISKRATTAFKRSGDAIVLLGENSDELGASAYLALVHGLEAGRVPRLDLEREKQLQKAVLALIQEGLCDTAHDPSEGGLAVALAEMAMAGERGARLELSDAIRPDALLYGEAQSRVVVAIEPGKLGEVEARLAGFGLPFAVLGAVGGEGLELQLTAQGQRLYWSLADLTEAYEMPLAEALA
- the purQ gene encoding phosphoribosylformylglycinamidine synthase subunit PurQ is translated as MNVKLAIIRFPGSNCDEDARFAAERLGFWARLVWHGETDLGDAGAVLVPGGFSYGDYLRAGALAAQSPVMAAVRRFAERGGPVLGICNGFQILTEAGLLPGALARNRGLRFVCKPSRLRVESSRTPFTSAYRPDQLLSLPVAHGEGAYYADERTLDGLEEGGRVVFRYVDAAGESTNAANPNGSANNIAGIVNAHGNVLGMMPHPERATEVLLGSADGAGIFASLRQHLGARPGRTPQAKDEDKDGDKGKVAR